The stretch of DNA CGGGGGTGTGGCCCGCCTGGGCCAGCGTGTGCGAGAACGCCATCGCGTAGCAGGCGGCGTGCGCCGCCGCGATCAGCTCCTCGGGGCTCGTCTTCGGGTCGGGCCGCTCCGTGCGCGCCTTCCACGTCATGGCCTGCTCGGGGAACGCGCCGCTGGCGACGCTCACCGCCCCCTTGCCGCCCATCAGATCGCCCTCCCACACGGCGCTCGCTCGCGATTCGGCCATGTCCGATCTCCTCCCGTACGACTTTCCCGGACGATACCCCGACCCCCGTTCCGGTACGCTGGACCGCATGCCGGAGGTGCACGTGCGGCTGTCGGGGACGATGGCGCAGCGGCTGGGCGCGCGCCGCAGCGTCGCCCTC from Gaiellales bacterium encodes:
- a CDS encoding OsmC family peroxiredoxin, with translation MAESRASAVWEGDLMGGKGAVSVASGAFPEQAMTWKARTERPDPKTSPEELIAAAHAACYAMAFSHTLAQAGHTPERLAVDATCTFGPVEGGFAITRIDLTARGRVPGIDQTEFERLAGDGERGCPVSNALRGNVEIGLAVTLEG